A window of the Mesotoga prima MesG1.Ag.4.2 genome harbors these coding sequences:
- a CDS encoding right-handed parallel beta-helix repeat-containing protein translates to MKMLFFMLLSILVFVSTVPARDSAKVLIVGDPDGQYKNIQAAIDAANPGDTIRILSGTYKESLSISKEIKLEGSSRDEVTIMPEEGKDLGIFVRGAKNFSIRSVTVIASGAAINVSRSSGQIIDVLIAGGRFGISFSGTGMTLEVLDSYITCYDGMDNEEYIEARLAGIYAYGNATLIAKNCVFERNGVGISLTNDLKYNITGCTFKRNTVGVSLGGNATGSLSENVVTENIENGILINSSSETRLENNIFFGNIWHGLDLYLNRCTECECGGDEFNGTVVGSGNRFESEDEICPIDFWDESFYSFDENLGKLADKE, encoded by the coding sequence ATGAAAATGCTTTTCTTTATGCTTTTATCCATACTTGTATTTGTGTCGACAGTCCCGGCACGAGACAGCGCCAAGGTTCTAATTGTCGGGGACCCAGACGGCCAGTATAAAAACATTCAGGCAGCCATCGATGCAGCGAATCCCGGCGATACAATACGAATACTTTCGGGAACATACAAGGAGAGCCTTTCAATCAGCAAAGAGATAAAGCTAGAGGGCTCCTCAAGAGACGAAGTAACAATAATGCCCGAAGAAGGAAAGGATCTCGGGATCTTCGTAAGAGGTGCCAAGAACTTCTCGATAAGAAGCGTGACTGTCATCGCCAGCGGCGCAGCCATAAACGTCTCCAGGTCCTCCGGCCAGATCATAGACGTCCTCATAGCGGGCGGCCGCTTTGGAATCTCTTTCAGCGGCACAGGAATGACTCTAGAGGTTCTCGATTCATACATCACCTGCTATGACGGCATGGATAACGAGGAGTATATCGAAGCCAGGCTGGCCGGAATCTACGCGTACGGTAACGCCACCCTGATTGCCAAAAACTGCGTCTTCGAAAGGAACGGAGTTGGAATAAGCCTGACAAACGATCTGAAGTACAACATCACAGGATGCACATTCAAGAGAAATACAGTAGGGGTTTCACTTGGTGGTAATGCTACGGGATCTCTATCTGAAAACGTAGTCACGGAGAACATCGAAAACGGTATCTTGATCAACTCATCTTCCGAAACCAGGTTGGAGAACAACATCTTCTTCGGGAATATTTGGCATGGTCTCGACCTCTATTTGAATCGATGCACGGAGTGTGAATGCGGCGGCGATGAATTCAACGGGACCGTTGTCGGTTCAGGAAACAGATTTGAGTCCGAAGATGAGATCTGCCCGATAGATTTCTGGGATGAAAGCTTCTACAGTTTCGATGAGAATCTGGGCAAGTTGGCTGACAAAGAATAA
- a CDS encoding EamA family transporter codes for MKKSEDGMAILAYVLVSFFWGSTYLAIKIGVEGMPPMFFAGVRFLIAGLIMIVFSAIRGYAFPASMREFSRLSLIGLFMLLGGNGLVVFAEQWVDSGVASLMMATIPIFAGVLEHFFIRTTRLTLKALLGLLLGFFGVYFLLIPAEHGISIDIPGILILLSASFLWSTGTVLSKTFKGKSSIVSNIGIQMFAGGVGLMFVSAITGEFSRVSFSMNSVLAIAYLIVFGSLVAYSSYIYLLQKWPATKAGTYAYINPLVAVSLGAIFLGEKINFLMILSMAAILLGVLIVQKSKIKVSE; via the coding sequence ATGAAGAAAAGTGAAGATGGAATGGCGATCTTAGCATATGTTCTCGTCAGTTTCTTTTGGGGATCGACTTATCTGGCCATAAAGATCGGTGTTGAGGGAATGCCGCCGATGTTTTTTGCTGGCGTTAGATTCCTCATAGCTGGTTTGATCATGATCGTCTTCTCGGCTATCAGGGGCTACGCCTTCCCGGCAAGTATGAGAGAGTTTTCGAGGTTGTCGCTCATCGGTCTTTTCATGCTACTCGGTGGAAACGGACTCGTAGTCTTCGCGGAACAGTGGGTAGATTCGGGTGTTGCCTCTCTAATGATGGCTACTATCCCTATCTTTGCAGGCGTGCTGGAGCATTTTTTCATAAGAACGACGCGCCTGACATTGAAGGCTCTTTTGGGACTTCTTCTGGGGTTCTTCGGTGTCTACTTTCTTCTAATTCCGGCCGAACACGGAATTTCTATCGACATCCCAGGAATACTAATACTTCTCTCTGCAAGCTTCCTCTGGTCTACGGGAACTGTACTCTCAAAAACGTTCAAGGGTAAAAGCTCTATTGTCTCGAACATCGGGATACAGATGTTTGCAGGGGGAGTCGGGCTGATGTTCGTTTCAGCAATAACCGGTGAATTCTCCAGAGTGAGTTTCTCTATGAACTCTGTTTTGGCAATAGCTTATCTCATTGTCTTCGGGTCCTTAGTTGCCTACAGCAGCTACATTTATCTTCTTCAGAAGTGGCCTGCAACAAAAGCGGGTACTTATGCCTATATCAATCCCCTTGTCGCCGTCTCGCTCGGAGCAATTTTTCTAGGCGAGAAGATCAATTTTCTCATGATCCTCTCTATGGCGGCGATTCTTCTCGGAGTTCTTATAGTCCAGAAATCAAAGATCAAAGTATCAGAATAG
- a CDS encoding ABC transporter ATP-binding protein, whose translation MELRGKLLDVSNLKVSFYTYRGVVKALNGVELWMDSGERLGVVGETGCGKSVTSLAVMRLIEQPGEIQEGKIIFNGRNLVELSEEKMNNIRGVEMSMIFQEPRSSLNPVMKVGYQIGEAIAKSKKIRIKNTYPEVKEMLRLVGLDAERVMNSYPHELSGGMSQRVMIGMALATHPKLLIADEPTSALDVTIQAQILELLDELARKMGNAVMLITHDMGVVAEFCDKVLVMYAGNSVEYASTVRLFEKPLHPYTGGLLQAVPRVGRTDELKAIKGTVPDLVNPPSGCRFHPRCPYAMDICKAERPPFVEIEPDHYVACYLFKGKNEVREDG comes from the coding sequence ATGGAGCTTAGAGGAAAACTATTAGATGTATCTAACCTCAAAGTATCTTTCTATACATACAGGGGAGTAGTAAAAGCGCTCAACGGTGTCGAGCTCTGGATGGACTCCGGCGAAAGACTTGGGGTCGTTGGGGAGACGGGCTGTGGAAAGTCGGTCACTTCGTTGGCGGTAATGCGCTTGATAGAACAACCCGGAGAGATCCAAGAGGGGAAGATAATCTTCAACGGTAGGAACCTTGTAGAGTTGTCTGAAGAGAAAATGAACAACATACGAGGCGTAGAAATGTCGATGATCTTCCAGGAACCAAGATCCTCCCTAAATCCCGTAATGAAAGTAGGTTACCAGATAGGGGAGGCAATCGCCAAGTCAAAGAAGATCAGGATCAAGAATACCTACCCGGAGGTTAAGGAAATGCTTCGCCTTGTGGGTCTTGACGCGGAAAGAGTTATGAACAGCTATCCCCACGAGCTAAGCGGCGGAATGTCGCAGCGAGTCATGATAGGGATGGCACTGGCAACCCATCCAAAGCTGCTTATTGCAGACGAACCCACATCGGCTCTCGACGTTACCATCCAGGCTCAGATCCTTGAATTGCTGGACGAACTCGCAAGGAAGATGGGAAACGCCGTGATGTTGATCACCCATGACATGGGCGTTGTGGCAGAGTTTTGCGACAAAGTCCTTGTCATGTATGCCGGGAACTCTGTAGAGTACGCTTCGACGGTAAGGCTGTTCGAAAAGCCACTCCATCCATACACGGGGGGGCTTCTTCAGGCGGTGCCTAGGGTAGGTAGAACTGACGAACTGAAGGCCATAAAGGGCACGGTTCCCGATCTCGTAAACCCCCCATCCGGCTGTCGTTTCCATCCAAGGTGTCCTTATGCAATGGACATTTGCAAGGCGGAGAGACCACCATTCGTAGAAATAGAACCCGATCATTATGTTGCCTGCTATTTATTTAAGGGCAAGAACGAGGTGAGAGAAGATGGCTGA
- the nikC gene encoding nickel transporter permease, protein MEKTVKVSKPFMDDLKHTAFLWRKSRLTMIGSAIILVFLLMAAFAPLIAPYDPVHQDLQIKLQAPSWQHLFGTDQFGRDIFSRVIMGSRIALWIIFLVSVISGSIGIIVGVTAGYFGGIVDEVLMRITDMFLAFPSLVLAMAFAAMLGPNLTNTIIAISIVTWTTYARLSRAEAIKVKSQPYIEAIRAAGGGNLRIMFLHVLPMCISPVLVQLTLRMGTIILTAASLGFLGLGVQPPTPEWGAMVSDGRNYLIDQWWISTFPGIFIAFVVLGFNLLGDGIRDMLDPRLRR, encoded by the coding sequence ATGGAAAAAACCGTAAAAGTATCTAAGCCATTCATGGATGATTTGAAGCATACAGCCTTTCTCTGGAGAAAGAGCCGCCTCACGATGATCGGATCGGCTATAATCCTTGTTTTCCTTCTTATGGCAGCCTTTGCGCCACTTATAGCTCCTTACGACCCGGTTCATCAGGATCTCCAGATAAAATTGCAGGCTCCGAGCTGGCAGCATCTCTTCGGAACGGACCAGTTCGGGAGGGACATATTCAGCAGGGTTATCATGGGATCCAGGATCGCGCTCTGGATAATCTTCCTGGTATCGGTCATCAGCGGGTCCATAGGAATTATTGTTGGTGTTACGGCAGGTTATTTCGGTGGCATTGTCGATGAAGTGCTCATGAGGATAACGGACATGTTCCTGGCCTTTCCCAGTCTGGTCCTGGCAATGGCCTTTGCTGCAATGCTGGGTCCGAATCTGACAAACACGATTATTGCCATATCCATTGTCACGTGGACAACCTACGCCAGGCTCTCCCGGGCCGAGGCAATAAAAGTAAAATCGCAGCCATACATTGAAGCTATACGTGCGGCCGGCGGTGGTAATCTTAGAATAATGTTCCTTCACGTTTTGCCGATGTGTATTTCTCCCGTTCTTGTTCAGTTGACTCTTAGAATGGGCACGATAATCCTCACCGCAGCAAGTCTTGGCTTCCTCGGGTTAGGTGTCCAGCCTCCCACGCCCGAATGGGGAGCCATGGTTTCCGACGGCAGAAACTACCTGATCGACCAGTGGTGGATATCTACCTTTCCGGGCATATTCATCGCCTTTGTCGTTCTTGGATTCAACCTCCTCGGTGACGGAATAAGAGACATGCTTGATCCAAGGTTGAGGAGGTAA
- a CDS encoding transposase, with product MEIVGIDWGRKKHYCYLLHQGKKLVLRNKEEDFAKLLKIKEAVYVIEDGNNRIVDYLLRNNRQVYILPSRRSSEARSFFVIEGKSDFIDSKVIAMTYEHNPEWCLQVKREGIAFELDVLVEENAVINVSMMQDIGRLDAYLERYWPEVKEVFSGTSARKLAFISICPTAKDFLSMSDKEILLKLKEMGFLINSNLKSKLKELRKIALERYVPASIRTLIVAFSRYAMEKKVMKEEIGKQMKEIIEKSEFSVLLTLPGVGVIIASQLIVAYLTHKFSSYRDLQRYAGTTPTYYGSGNKNTTKMRSNCNHYLRGTLHIASLAATNSSKWMKRFYDNKKSEGKSSAHALRALANTILKIAFAMLRDLTPYSEEKFFKRNPLSDYTPSKKEGKQKPEYSLKVSSVATCRSTA from the coding sequence ATGGAGATAGTTGGAATTGATTGGGGAAGAAAGAAGCATTACTGTTATCTTTTGCACCAGGGTAAGAAGTTAGTTTTAAGGAACAAGGAAGAAGATTTCGCGAAGCTTCTGAAGATAAAGGAGGCGGTCTATGTTATTGAGGATGGCAATAACAGGATCGTCGATTATCTTCTAAGGAACAACAGGCAGGTGTACATACTTCCAAGCAGGAGATCGAGCGAAGCCAGGTCATTCTTCGTGATAGAAGGCAAGAGCGATTTCATTGATTCGAAGGTAATAGCGATGACCTATGAGCATAACCCCGAATGGTGTTTGCAAGTGAAGAGGGAAGGGATAGCTTTTGAGCTGGATGTACTGGTTGAAGAGAACGCTGTGATAAATGTATCTATGATGCAGGATATAGGAAGGCTGGATGCATACCTTGAAAGGTACTGGCCGGAGGTGAAAGAAGTTTTCAGTGGCACTTCCGCCAGAAAACTGGCGTTTATATCCATCTGTCCTACTGCAAAAGACTTTCTCTCAATGTCTGATAAAGAGATACTCCTGAAGCTTAAAGAGATGGGTTTCCTGATAAATAGCAATCTCAAAAGCAAGCTGAAGGAGCTCAGAAAAATCGCGCTTGAAAGATATGTGCCAGCTTCCATAAGGACATTGATAGTCGCTTTCTCAAGGTACGCTATGGAGAAGAAAGTGATGAAGGAAGAGATAGGCAAGCAGATGAAAGAAATCATTGAGAAAAGCGAATTCAGTGTGCTTCTCACCTTACCTGGAGTGGGAGTAATAATCGCCAGCCAGCTCATAGTTGCCTACCTAACACACAAGTTCAGTTCCTACAGAGACCTTCAAAGGTACGCGGGAACTACTCCGACTTACTATGGAAGCGGTAACAAGAACACCACCAAGATGAGAAGTAACTGCAATCACTATCTCAGAGGGACTCTTCATATAGCCAGTCTTGCTGCAACAAATAGCTCTAAATGGATGAAAAGATTCTACGACAACAAAAAGAGCGAGGGCAAGAGCTCTGCTCATGCCCTCCGTGCATTGGCGAACACCATCCTCAAAATCGCCTTCGCCATGCTTAGGGATTTGACTCCCTACTCAGAAGAGAAATTCTTCAAGAGGAATCCTCTTTCTGATTATACTCCTTCTAAAAAGGAGGGAAAACAGAAGCCTGAATACTCGCTGAAAGTATCTTCAGTAGCTACCTGCCGGTCTACTGCTTGA
- a CDS encoding ABC transporter permease encodes MNFGQFLLRRLFLMIIVLFGVACIVFFIANVIPADPVGAILGGNAPPEAVDRLKAKLGYDQPLIIRFGNFITGAVRGDFGISLKTSNPVMEDIRNYFPATMELALVAITISIILGITLGILSAVHRNKAIDQFSRIFSILGVSMPVFWIGLLLLLVFYFKLGWLPGSGRLGFFTYPPPRVTGMYLIDSIIAGQWDTFKEALMHILLPAFVLGYNATASIARITRASMLDVLRQDFIRTAKSKGLRKNVVIYRHALRNSLIPTVTIIGLVFGSLLEGAVLTETVFSWPGLGRYITTGMLFLDYPAVMGGTLYIALIYSIANLIVDILYALLDPRMRM; translated from the coding sequence ATGAACTTCGGACAATTCTTGCTCAGAAGACTATTCTTAATGATCATAGTTCTCTTTGGAGTCGCCTGTATTGTCTTCTTCATAGCAAATGTAATACCTGCCGATCCGGTCGGCGCCATTCTTGGAGGAAATGCTCCACCGGAAGCGGTTGATAGATTGAAGGCAAAACTGGGCTACGATCAGCCTCTAATAATAAGGTTCGGCAATTTTATCACCGGAGCAGTCAGAGGAGATTTCGGCATTTCTTTGAAGACGTCCAATCCGGTTATGGAAGATATCAGGAACTATTTCCCTGCTACGATGGAACTGGCTCTTGTCGCGATAACGATCTCGATCATACTGGGGATAACTCTGGGGATCTTGTCGGCCGTTCACCGTAACAAAGCCATAGACCAGTTTTCTAGAATCTTCTCTATACTAGGGGTCTCGATGCCGGTCTTCTGGATTGGGCTTCTTCTGTTGCTTGTGTTTTATTTCAAGCTGGGCTGGCTCCCCGGGAGCGGGAGACTTGGCTTTTTCACCTATCCGCCTCCAAGAGTGACGGGCATGTATCTTATAGACTCAATCATTGCAGGGCAGTGGGACACATTCAAAGAAGCCCTTATGCATATTCTTCTTCCAGCGTTCGTCCTCGGTTACAATGCGACGGCCTCCATAGCTAGAATTACCAGAGCCAGTATGCTCGACGTGTTGAGGCAGGATTTTATAAGAACTGCAAAATCGAAGGGTTTGAGAAAAAACGTAGTTATTTACCGACATGCACTGCGTAATTCTTTGATACCGACCGTTACGATAATCGGACTCGTATTTGGAAGTCTACTGGAAGGAGCCGTTCTTACGGAAACGGTCTTCTCCTGGCCAGGTCTGGGTAGATATATAACCACCGGAATGCTCTTCCTTGATTATCCGGCTGTAATGGGCGGTACATTGTATATAGCCTTGATATATTCAATTGCGAATCTTATCGTGGACATTCTTTACGCTCTTCTCGATCCAAGGATGAGGATGTGA
- a CDS encoding L-Ala-D/L-Glu epimerase, protein MMKIKDLRFTEKKWDFVKPFHIANNVSTSKVNIEVELVLSDGTVGLGESSSSFRVNGESEAAIFQLQKEILEMIKDLDVRDYRKVFAKLDAYSRTAPSLKAAIQFATLHAFSRSISTPVYQILGGMKDFVETDKTVSIGSLEETVHDAKEIFDAGHKVIKMKVGEDVKSDVARVLAVNDEIKGVRYVIDANTGYTTKEALRFIDAMYRNDVPVGIFEQPVPAEDFEGLKIIRQGSMYPVGADESAKTKYDVMRLIKEGAVDYVNIKLMKSGLSDALAIVEMCNSAGIGLMIGCMSESGIGVSQSVHFAAGTGAFTYHDLDSHLLLKDVDPVGFRQEKDRQYPILF, encoded by the coding sequence ATGATGAAGATCAAGGATCTGCGTTTCACTGAAAAGAAATGGGACTTCGTAAAGCCTTTTCACATTGCGAACAATGTTTCCACTTCCAAAGTAAATATCGAGGTGGAACTGGTTCTTTCAGACGGAACAGTCGGTCTGGGCGAGTCCTCTTCATCGTTCAGGGTCAACGGTGAGAGCGAAGCAGCAATTTTCCAGCTCCAGAAGGAGATCCTCGAGATGATCAAGGACCTAGACGTCCGTGACTACAGGAAGGTCTTTGCAAAGCTGGATGCGTACTCCAGAACAGCTCCCAGTTTGAAGGCCGCCATTCAGTTCGCGACGCTACATGCTTTCTCGAGATCGATCTCCACCCCTGTATATCAGATTCTTGGAGGGATGAAGGACTTTGTGGAAACAGACAAGACCGTTAGCATCGGTAGTCTGGAAGAGACTGTTCATGATGCAAAGGAGATCTTTGATGCCGGCCACAAAGTTATCAAGATGAAGGTAGGCGAAGATGTAAAGAGCGACGTGGCTAGGGTGCTGGCAGTCAATGACGAAATCAAAGGAGTCAGGTATGTCATTGATGCCAATACCGGTTACACGACCAAAGAAGCATTGAGATTCATAGATGCAATGTACAGAAACGATGTGCCTGTGGGGATATTTGAACAACCAGTTCCTGCCGAAGACTTCGAGGGATTGAAGATAATCAGGCAGGGCTCGATGTATCCAGTTGGCGCAGATGAAAGCGCGAAGACGAAGTACGATGTTATGAGGCTTATAAAGGAAGGCGCCGTCGACTACGTCAATATCAAACTCATGAAGTCGGGTCTCTCTGACGCTCTTGCGATAGTGGAGATGTGCAACAGCGCGGGCATTGGTCTTATGATAGGCTGCATGAGCGAGTCTGGAATCGGAGTCTCACAGAGCGTGCATTTTGCTGCGGGGACTGGCGCTTTTACTTATCACGATCTAGATTCTCATTTATTGCTCAAGGATGTCGATCCTGTCGGGTTCAGGCAGGAGAAAGATAGACAGTATCCTATTCTGTTCTAA
- a CDS encoding ABC transporter substrate-binding protein, whose translation MKRSFMLVFLMVLIVAATGFAATPKDTLVIGANTGIFITMDPAVAYEVFPNKIVAALYAQLVKLEAIEGVIVPVPDIAESWEISEDGLTYTFNIRKGVKFSNGDPLTAEDVLFSLKRPIVLESVSAWFLVDIFGINKDNVDEKIKMIDDYTVSITLNAPYAENITLGILSNMFTGIVNKDVVLEHEVDGDLGGAWLTDHSAGAGPYVLVQWERNNVILLEANPNYYGNQPPLKRIMVRDIPEASNQRLLLERGDIDVAWDLTPQLLEEAKRNPDIVEVKVPGHSNEYLAMNATWGPLANPKVREAVRYSINYEEIVEDIMLNNALLVQGFINKGYFGYVEENPFYQDIEKAKALLAEAGYPDGFEVELLTSNTDTRKAEAEKIQADLALAGIKANIVIMQSSQMYAKYRAQGHQMIIAGWGNDYPDPDNLAMAHASYRAKQLAWRNAWFDDYAATLCEWGQVEPNPDKREQIYKDLTEYWFHNGPFAMLYQTVEFWGIRKEVKNFEEAAFGYGMLFDFTKVSK comes from the coding sequence ATGAAGCGAAGCTTCATGCTAGTTTTCTTAATGGTACTTATCGTTGCGGCAACCGGATTTGCTGCAACCCCGAAAGACACTCTTGTTATAGGTGCGAACACGGGAATCTTCATAACAATGGATCCGGCCGTTGCCTATGAGGTCTTCCCGAACAAGATCGTAGCAGCTCTATATGCACAGTTGGTCAAGCTGGAGGCAATCGAAGGCGTTATCGTTCCAGTACCCGACATTGCTGAGAGCTGGGAAATCTCCGAGGACGGGCTCACCTATACCTTCAATATCAGGAAGGGAGTCAAGTTCTCCAACGGTGATCCTTTGACAGCTGAGGATGTTCTCTTCTCTCTGAAGAGGCCCATAGTTCTCGAGTCGGTTTCTGCATGGTTCCTGGTCGATATTTTCGGCATAAACAAGGACAATGTAGATGAGAAGATTAAGATGATCGACGATTACACCGTCTCGATAACGCTTAACGCTCCCTACGCAGAGAACATCACTCTTGGTATTCTTTCCAACATGTTCACAGGTATCGTCAACAAAGACGTAGTGCTTGAACATGAAGTCGATGGAGATCTTGGTGGGGCATGGCTTACAGACCACTCTGCCGGCGCCGGTCCATACGTTCTCGTTCAATGGGAAAGAAACAACGTCATTCTTCTCGAAGCAAATCCGAATTACTACGGCAATCAGCCCCCTCTGAAGAGAATCATGGTAAGAGACATTCCTGAGGCATCGAACCAGAGGCTTCTACTTGAAAGAGGAGACATAGACGTTGCCTGGGATCTCACACCTCAGCTACTCGAAGAGGCCAAGAGAAATCCAGACATCGTTGAAGTGAAAGTTCCTGGACACTCTAACGAGTATCTCGCGATGAACGCTACTTGGGGACCCCTTGCAAATCCAAAGGTTAGAGAAGCCGTAAGGTACTCAATCAACTACGAAGAGATAGTTGAAGATATTATGCTAAACAACGCTCTCCTCGTGCAGGGTTTCATAAACAAGGGCTACTTCGGATATGTTGAAGAGAATCCATTCTATCAGGATATAGAGAAGGCCAAGGCTCTCCTAGCAGAGGCCGGTTATCCTGACGGATTCGAAGTTGAACTGCTGACCAGCAACACGGATACAAGAAAGGCCGAAGCCGAAAAGATCCAGGCCGACCTGGCTCTTGCAGGGATAAAGGCAAATATCGTGATAATGCAGTCTTCTCAGATGTATGCAAAGTACAGGGCACAGGGTCATCAGATGATAATTGCCGGCTGGGGTAACGACTACCCAGACCCGGACAACCTTGCGATGGCTCACGCAAGCTACAGGGCAAAGCAGCTCGCATGGAGAAATGCATGGTTCGACGATTACGCGGCGACGCTTTGTGAATGGGGTCAGGTTGAGCCCAATCCTGACAAGCGTGAACAGATTTACAAGGATCTGACTGAATACTGGTTCCACAATGGACCCTTTGCAATGCTTTACCAGACTGTAGAGTTCTGGGGAATTCGCAAAGAAGTCAAGAACTTTGAAGAAGCCGCTTTCGGTTACGGAATGCTGTTCGACTTCACCAAGGTATCTAAGTAA
- a CDS encoding GNAT family N-acetyltransferase: MEIRRIDSSYKDKIVEIFLMSFEYFEPEESEFFFSDPSLWKYVWGAFDDEKLVAAYISYKYLAKIRTKPFECRYVEAVATLPEYRNKGITKAILLKDIQEALQSGVNFLMLDPFKHDFYVRFGFGLGFESLDFKFDFSLLSDEIEEDNLNIVSGKLLNSAEMQELIEKARKVLWETSRYTEAIEINACSQEIFHMKDLFGAVAVDKAGMPHAMMVYRKKERKMKVSNFSFIDLAGLFALKRFMLNHRDQIATFEMNRMPPDFPVELFFHSRWQAGKDLKIEDASSRMVRILDPLPVIKELMNRSISETVVIKIKDKLLPQNNLTIEIGKGTARLSEAPNDLEITISDLTPLLTGRLSPTRLWRHGRLRTDSWKNVPWGISEVPEKVKVLESIFPPFITHNAN, from the coding sequence ATGGAGATAAGAAGAATCGACAGTTCGTACAAAGACAAGATTGTTGAGATCTTCCTGATGTCATTTGAATACTTCGAACCGGAAGAGAGCGAGTTCTTCTTTTCCGATCCGTCTCTCTGGAAATACGTCTGGGGAGCATTCGATGATGAGAAACTGGTTGCAGCATACATAAGCTACAAGTATCTCGCGAAGATCCGCACCAAGCCTTTTGAATGCAGGTACGTCGAGGCTGTGGCGACGCTGCCCGAGTATCGCAACAAAGGAATAACTAAGGCAATTCTCCTTAAAGACATACAGGAGGCGCTGCAGAGCGGCGTCAATTTCTTGATGCTCGACCCCTTCAAGCATGATTTCTATGTGAGGTTTGGATTCGGCCTTGGGTTTGAAAGCCTGGACTTCAAGTTCGACTTTTCTCTCCTTTCGGATGAAATTGAAGAGGACAATCTAAATATCGTTTCCGGCAAGCTCCTGAATAGCGCCGAGATGCAGGAGCTCATCGAAAAGGCTAGAAAGGTCCTCTGGGAAACCTCTCGCTACACCGAAGCCATTGAAATCAACGCCTGCAGTCAGGAGATCTTCCACATGAAAGACCTCTTCGGGGCCGTGGCCGTAGACAAGGCAGGTATGCCTCATGCGATGATGGTTTACAGAAAGAAAGAGAGAAAGATGAAAGTCAGTAACTTCTCTTTCATAGACCTTGCGGGTCTCTTCGCACTGAAGAGATTCATGCTCAATCACAGAGACCAGATCGCGACCTTCGAAATGAACAGGATGCCTCCCGATTTCCCCGTGGAACTCTTCTTCCATTCCAGATGGCAGGCCGGAAAGGACCTGAAAATCGAGGACGCCTCTTCGCGAATGGTGAGAATCCTTGATCCATTGCCCGTGATCAAGGAACTTATGAACAGGTCAATTTCCGAAACAGTTGTCATCAAGATAAAAGACAAGCTGCTGCCCCAGAACAATCTCACTATCGAAATCGGAAAGGGTACTGCAAGGTTGAGTGAAGCTCCTAATGATCTGGAGATTACGATTTCCGACCTTACACCCCTCCTGACAGGAAGGCTTTCACCCACAAGACTCTGGAGACATGGAAGGCTTCGTACGGACTCATGGAAGAACGTTCCTTGGGGGATCTCCGAAGTTCCTGAAAAGGTGAAGGTCTTGGAATCGATCTTTCCCCCGTTCATTACCCACAACGCCAACTAA
- a CDS encoding ABC transporter ATP-binding protein produces the protein MAETLIKIRDLKTYFPVKKSIFSKKLFVRAVDNVNMDVPKGSTFAVVGESGSGKTTLARTVLRLIEPTSGEIEFDGKNILGLKGKDLLEVRRNMQIVFQDPYNSLHPRKLIKNIIGEGMKIHFKISEIEIRDRIASVLKEVGLIDDHMYRYAHEFSGGQRQRIAFARAIVLKPKFIVLDEPTSALDVSVQAMVLKMLKEIKVQENLTYMFITHNLSLVDYIADKVAVMYVGEVVEMGDKATIFNHPAHPYTDLLMASNPIPDPKFVREKRLLKGEIPSSINPPSGCRFHNRCPFADERCAREEPELREIKPGHFVRCHYPL, from the coding sequence ATGGCTGAGACCTTGATCAAAATAAGAGATCTTAAGACCTACTTTCCAGTGAAGAAGTCCATCTTCTCGAAGAAGTTATTTGTCAGAGCTGTCGACAACGTGAATATGGACGTCCCGAAAGGCTCTACGTTCGCCGTTGTAGGAGAATCTGGTTCGGGTAAGACAACTCTTGCGAGAACCGTTCTTAGGCTTATAGAACCAACTTCAGGAGAGATAGAGTTCGATGGAAAGAATATCCTGGGACTCAAGGGCAAAGATCTGTTGGAAGTTCGAAGGAATATGCAGATCGTTTTCCAGGACCCCTACAATTCTCTCCACCCGAGGAAGCTGATAAAGAACATTATCGGCGAGGGAATGAAGATCCATTTCAAGATCTCGGAAATTGAAATAAGAGACAGAATAGCTTCTGTCTTGAAGGAAGTCGGGCTGATTGACGATCATATGTACAGATACGCGCACGAGTTTTCCGGCGGGCAGAGGCAGAGAATAGCCTTCGCCAGAGCGATCGTTCTCAAGCCGAAGTTTATTGTCCTGGATGAACCTACTTCGGCGCTGGACGTGTCGGTCCAGGCCATGGTTCTCAAGATGCTGAAGGAGATAAAGGTCCAGGAAAACCTTACCTATATGTTCATAACTCACAACCTTTCTCTCGTGGACTACATAGCCGATAAGGTCGCCGTCATGTACGTGGGGGAAGTAGTCGAAATGGGAGACAAGGCCACGATCTTCAATCACCCTGCACATCCCTATACTGACCTGCTTATGGCTTCCAATCCAATCCCCGATCCAAAGTTCGTAAGGGAAAAGCGGCTGCTGAAGGGTGAGATACCCAGTTCGATAAACCCCCCTTCTGGATGCAGATTCCATAACAGGTGCCCGTTCGCAGATGAGAGATGTGCGAGGGAAGAACCAGAGTTGAGGGAGATAAAACCCGGTCATTTCGTAAGATGCCATTATCCTCTCTGA